From Bombina bombina isolate aBomBom1 chromosome 1, aBomBom1.pri, whole genome shotgun sequence:
TGAACTGTACATCACAATGGACAAAGCCCTATCAAACAACCAATCCCCTTGGCATGACATCATCTGTCTTGACACAGCTGACTTCACCCCAAGACCATTATCCAACGTCAGTTTTCCCCCCACACCATAATCAACCTACAGATTTATGGCACTTTCATCATATTGGAACTCAGAATCCCATTGGTTCTGTATACCACCCTCATTCTATGCCTGAGTACCAAATGATCCCAGGAGCAGGCCCTGATGGGAAATGTGGCTCGCTTCTTAGTCTTCTACACACTGACAGATATCAAGTACCTCTCCAGGAGTCAATGATAAAACAAGAGCACCTGTCGCCAACAGCAACAGGACACCATGGAACAGAAAATGTGAATCAAAGGATGAATTTACAAGgaggtaattaaaaaaaacaaccatatCAGTGCACTGCACAATAAACTCTACAAAAGTTTGGTGTTTTTTTAGATGCAGAATTCAAAGGGTTAcgctaaaaaataaaacattgacCTACATTTTTGTAGTTTCCTTGATATAGAAAATAAATCATATAACATATTCTCTTGCCTGTCCCTGGTGACTCATTAAccacccaaaaatatttcatgatccattcagatagagtgtacaatttataaaaaaaaaaatccaattcaaTTTAAttgtcaaattgactttttttttcttggtatcctttattaaaagcaTGTAGGTAGGCTCGGAAGAGTGCACGggtctggagccctatatggcagcggGTTTGTAAGCAGGCCCGGCTAAAGAAATTGTGCTGCCTTGGTCCAAGAATGCAATAATGCCCCCCAGTAgttacattactgattagcatatcaacctactagcctgaccGCTGACCTTACTAAGTCTGTCTACCtgtatgcaaccaatgcttatgcacaattgcataGTTGGGAAGGAAGTTAGAGAGGAGATGCATTTGTCCCACTTTGAATGTGGCCCCTGACCGGTTCTGTGTCTGTGTGCataatgaggttatgctgctgggagtctGTCTCACGGAAACacaggacaggagtggtctgggtctgacaatgactggctcagtcactgaagtgctgctccttgtcaagtgctgcctgggtccattggacccacttggtcccaatGTTGAGCCGGCCCAAATTGcaagtatgtttttaaaaatgttttacattgtgcaaacactgataccatctagtgttcaaaaacattcttacaaacctgctgccatatagtgctccagacaggtgcacagtacctacctaggtattctgttcaacaaaaaataccatgagtacaaattcaaattattaatataagtaaattggaaactttttttttttattgcattctctatctgaataatgagagaatctttggggtttcatgtccttttcaaTAAACATATCACCAGGGCAGAACACAATTAAGCTTTTTACCTGCTGGAGGAAAGAAGAGGTTAGGTGCAGGAAAGAGGAGGTAACGTGTGCGTGTgaatgtttctctttctctctctccctccctccctctctctctctctctctctctctctctccctctccctccctctctctctctctctctctctctctccctctctctctctctctctctctctctctctctctctccctctctctctctctccctctctctctctctctctctccctctctctctctctctctctgtccctccccctctctctctctccctctctctctctctctctctgtccctccccccctctctctctctctctctctctatctcaaggATAAGGAATATATAGTTCTGTTGTTAGAATTGTGAAGATAATTGTTTGCAATCTAAAAACACTTGACCTTGTATTCCTGTCCACTTACCCCTTCTTTCTCACACTCCCATCTACAAAATTATTCTTATACTACAGACTTTACCATATATTACCATAGTTACCAGGGAGTTATAGAAGATGAAACAAAGTTTCTACTATAATAGCGAAAATATTTCATGTAAAGGAATAATTGGCTGAGATTCACACATTCAGTTTTATCAATGCATTAATAAATATTGAAGTAATTGGTTTGGAATTTTTCCATATGAGCCAGTGAGCTTCTATACCACAAATCACTTattcacttcctgttagtttctaaatcaaagtaaacagctttaaagagacagtcaactccaatttttttattggtttaaaagatagataatccctttattacccattccccagttttgcataaccaacacagttatattaatatacttttaacctctgtgataaccttgtatctaagcctcttcggtCAGCCCGCTGAtcacagggctatttatttattattttttgacttgtattttagctaattagtgcagtgtcagccacaactgcacaggagagagcacaattttatctatatggcacacatggattagcagtctcttgttgtgaaaagctaataaaaaagcttgtgatatgaggttgtctgtagtggcttacaagtAAGATAGTGTGAGAATACTGGCGCTGAAGCTAGGGTTACACTGAATATAAGAAGGGGTACTCTGGGAGGATTTACCCAATATAAAGAACTGATAAGTAATTCACAATGAATATAAAATAAGAAATTCACAATGAATATAAAATGAACagctgtataattataaatacaatgcccaaaaagataaagtataaaaatatatttaatatatttaatttgtcaCAAAGTTAAAATAACAGGTAGCACTAGTGAATAAGTAAGACAAATAAGAATGCACAAGAAAAAGTGGGCAGATAAGTTAATGCAGTCTGTAGTTATATATTACTAgcaagtaattaatggggccctttaaactAGCTCGTAGGAAGCATATAGAAAGGGGGTTGATTAACCACAGGTGCTCACATATATTACCACAGTGTTCAACATAAATTTAAGAAGTCTAGCACAATAAAAAATGTTGTATATACACaaagcaaaataaaagtaaaaatgtactATATACACAGAGCAGATAAAAGCTATGCAGCTAAAAAACTGGACGTCCAGCATATAACCAAAGTAGGAGATAAGTCAATTAGTGCAATAATCTTGAACGTGCACTGATATTAAAAGCAACAATCGTATTTAGATGATCATACTACgttagcattggatcaagctaatataCGAGAGCGGTAACTTGCGCTATTTGTATGTCACAGTGTGAGTAGAGATTAGAGGCTGTTTAGCCTGTTCGTGAGTTGTATTTGTAATGTGGGCGTCTTCTCCGTGTGTCGTCCACTTAGGTAATCCTTTTTCAAATACCGCAACTAATATCCAGCTGATTTGAGGAAGTACGGTGTTGTTAGTTGCCGGGGTTGTGAGCGATCCTTATGTGGACTTAGCTGGTGTGGATTTAGCCAGATCTCAGGTGTCCTTACTCCGTTGTAGTCAGTTCAAAAGATAGACAGTCTGGTGCGCTCCTTCAAACGGCTGTTTCAATTCACAGACCTTAGAGGAGTTCAGCTTGGTGGCAGTTATGCTGTAGGATTTGAGACacgatcaacgcgtttctcccctcactctgagctttttcaagatgtgtgctCAGTGTCCATGTAGGTTCCTATATAGGGCTATCAGTGGCCCTTATTGGTTGATAGGaaaggagagagcacaatgttatctatatggcccacatgaactagcagtctcctgttgtgaaaagctaataaaaaagcatgtgataagaggttgtctgtagtggcttacaaaccaacagaaatttagaggtttaaatgttataaagtatattaatataacaatgttggttgtgcaaagcaggggaatTGGTAGTGAAGgaagcgttatctatctttttctgtccctttaacttaaagtgatggtaaagttacggCTCTCTGATCATTTATAAAGGTAGCCTATCCTTTAATCATTGAAGTCGCTaagttttgattataaaaaaaaaatctaaaattttatttttt
This genomic window contains:
- the VGLL1 gene encoding transcription cofactor vestigial-like protein 1 encodes the protein MEDLRKSPMDLKHKDQPMKTEFGPRCVVFTYYHGDINTVVDEHFSRALSNTKDPQDLSIKTRNDEMLQKNVNNIAADEMNCTSQWTKPYQTTNPLGMTSSVLTQLTSPQDHYPTSVFPPHHNQPTDLWHFHHIGTQNPIGSVYHPHSMPEYQMIPGAGPDGKCGSLLSLLHTDRYQVPLQESMIKQEHLSPTATGHHGTENVNQRMNLQGGLHPQERSKDFFHPQDRRKDLFFY